The DNA sequence AAACTTTTCAGCTCACCAACGCGGATCTGGTGGAACAATTCCTGACGGGTAAACGCGAAGTGCTCACAAACGTGATTGTTTGCTTCCATGCCCAGTTCAGTCAGCGTTTGATCGACAACCTGTTTCAGCAGATTTGAACAACCACCACAACCAGTTCCGGCTTTGGTGCAAGACTTCACATCAGCAACCGTGTGATTACCGGCTTTAACTGCCGCCACCACATCACCTTTGGTGACGTTATGGCAGGAACAAATCGTGGCGGTATCTGGCAATGCCAGTGAGGTTGGTTTCGCACTACCGCCTTCCGGCAGCAGCAGTGACAGCGCCGGATCTGGCAGCTCCATCTTGTTCAGATAAAATTGCAGCAGTTGATCGTAATCGCTGTTATCGCCAATCAAGATCGCACCGAGCAGGAATTTGCCGGTTTCATCAGTGACCAGCTTTTTGTAGATGCCGGACGGACGATCCAGCAGCAGTAATTCTTGCGCGCCGGCACTGGCGGCATGGCTGTCACCGATGGCGCCCACATCAACGCCCATCAGTTTCAGCTTGGTGCTCATATCGGCACCTTTAAAGCGGGTTTCACCGCCCAACAGAGAGCTGACCGCAGAGCGTGCCATCTGATAGCCAGGAGCAACCAGACCAAAAATTTTGCCGGACCACAGCGCACATTCGCCGATAGCCAGAATATCCGGATGCGAAGTCACACATTGTTCATCAATGGTGATACCACCGCGTTCACCCACAGCCAGACCCGCTTGACGAGCCAAACGATCTTCCGGACGGATACCCGCAGAGAACAGGATCACATCGGTTTCGAGATGGGTGCCGTCTTTAAACATCATGCGGTGCAGTGCACCTTCCCCATCGACGATTTTGTCGGTGGCGGTATCAACGTGCACTTTAACGCCCAAGCTACCAATTTTATTTTTCAGCAGATCACCGGCAACCGGATCAAGCTGCACCGGCATCAGGCGTGGCGCGAATTCAATGACGTGCGTTTCCAAACCGAGCAGACGCAGCGCGTTAGCCGCTTCCAGCCCCAGCAAACCGCCACCAACAACCACACCGGTGCGGCCACCAGCACAGGCATCACGGATTTCATCCAGGTCAGCCAGCGTGCGATAGACATAGCAACCTTTACGCTCGTGACCAGGAATAGGTGGAACGAACGGATAAGAACCGGTTGCCAGTACCATTTTGTCAAAAACATAAGATTCGCCCTGTTCGGAAGTAATAGTCTTGTTTACCAGATCCAGCGATTCGGCTTTACAACTCAGGATCAATGACACGCCTTTTTCGGCGTACCATTCCGGATCAGCCATCTGCAGCTCTTTCGGTGCACGACCGCCGAAAACTTCGGACAGATGTACCCGGTCATAGGCACTATCAGGCTCTGCACCTAATACGGTGACTTCAAATTGTTCCAGACCACCCGCGTTGACCAGTTGTTCAACAAAATGGTGGCCAACCATGCCGTTACCGACGACTAACAGACGTTGCTTGCTCATGTTTATGTTCCTTAAACTACGGCACTATTTTTGATAAAATCCGTTCCGATTAAATCCGTTTTAGTGGTTCTAGCACTCTTCTCGCGGGTTACTGTGTCAGCACCTGCTGGCGTAATACTCAAAAAAAAACGCCTCACTGGAATTAACCAGTGAGGCGTCATTGCCTGAGTGACCAAATTGTTGGAAAGCCAAGTTCTTGGAAAGACAGGTTGGCTAATCCGTTAACAATTTAGATACATTCAGCTTTCATGCCAGTTTTAAAAATCCTGTAAAACATAGCCTTTAGATGCATTTTTAAGGGTTTTAATGGTTTTCCATGATTCACGACGGTGCAATTGCACCAGATCAGTCAACCAGCATGGCGAAGATTCTGTGACCTAGCCTGCATTAAAAATGTGATAGAACATCTGGAGCAAATTTCCCAGCAACAAAGCCAAGGCAGTTAGCTTCCAGAATAAAACCGGGTTCTTTTCCAATATAGGGCGATGCTGTAAATCAGCTTCCAGCGCCCGATTCGGCGCTGAAATATCAGTAAAAAACTCAGAAAATGCCTCATAGCGGTTTTCCGGATCGGGCTGCAGTGCTTTTTGTAATGCCGCATCAACCCAGACCGGCAGATCTTTGCGGAAGTATTTCCCCGGCGTATAGGTCAATTCGGCATAACTGTTTAATTTACCCGCTCGCGGCGAACGTTCTTTATAAGGCAGTTTGCCGACCAGCATTTCATAGACAATGACGCCTAACGAAAACAAGTCAGAACGCATGGTACCGGGTAATCCCATGAGATATTCCGGTGCAATGTAATTCACACTGCCCTGCGGGATGGACTTATCCAATGGGGAATTCATCTCCTGACTGCCGGCGATCAGCACGGTGCCAAAATCGAGGATTTTGACCTTGCCCTCGGTGGTGAGCATGATGTTTTCCGGTTTTAGATCCTGATGCACCATGTCGTTGCGTTGAAAGGCGCGTAATCCGGCGATGATCTGTTTGGTGATCTCTCTGACAGCCGTTAATGCAGGTTCCGGATGTTCGTTGATCCAGGTTCTTAAATCGCAGCCAACAATATATTCGCCCAGATAATACATAAACTGTTTCGGCCGCAACGGCTTATAGGTTTTCATCACGTTCGGATGATCAATCGTCAACCCAACCCACTCTTCGCGGATAAAACCATCCAGATACAGCAGATCTTCGGTGAAATATTCTGACGGTGCCTTGAGCACAAACAACGCACCGGTTTCAATATCTTTGACTTTATACATATGGCTGCGCGTGCCGCTGAAGATAATATCCAGCACTTCATAGCCATCGATTTTATTTCCTACCTGCAACACTGGCGGAATGGGCAATTGGGTTAGCCGCTGCTGCGTTTCATCCAGTGTTTCATTAGGCAGCAAATCCACCGCGAGAATCAGTGCGGTTAGGTTATCGTCACTGGCTTTGTATAACGCCAGATCCACCAGCGCTTTGGCTTGTGCATCCAGATCATGCTCACGAGCAAGAATATCGCACATCATTTCTGGCGTCAGAACACTATGCACGCCATCGGAGGTGAGAATAATGCGATCACCCTCGCTGAGTAAGCGCTTTAAGTAATCAACTTCAAGGTGCGAATCTGCCCCTAATGCACGCGTCAGGTGTGTGCGTTTGCCGCTCATGGCGACATGATCGGTGGTTAGTTTTTCGAGTTGTTGATTGCTGTAGAGATAAATTCGGGTATCGCCGACATGAAAAGCATGCAGCGTGGACGATTTAATCACCGCAGCGGTGAATGTCGTCAGCATGCTGTCTTTGACGCCATGATTTTGCTGATTCTTCTGATATAACCAACGGTTCAGGCTGGTGATCACTTTGGAAGCGCTGGTGCTGACGCTCCAATTCGGCGAGGTGCTCAGGTAGTCATTGATGAAGCTGGTGACCGCGGTCTGGCTGGCAATATGCGAGTCTTCACAACTGCTCACGCCATCAGCAATGACGGCGACGATCCCTTTATAATCCAGTTCGTGATGGTCTGGGATCTTAACGGCAAACGCATCCTGATTAATGGCCTTTTGCCCTGCAATTGAATATCCGCCAACCCGAACCTGAAGGGATTTTGCCATGCTGCTTCACCCGTAATGTTTAATCTATATTTCAAAAAAAGAGAAACGGCTATTCTTATGAATAGCCGTTTTTATCCCTATAACTTAACTCACTTTGATGAGTTCTACCGTACCATCATCATTTATTTCTGCCATATGGCCACGAGGTTCATTCATAAACAAGATAGCAGTGATCCCCAAAATCGCGGTCGCTGCTATTACCAAAAAGAATGTTGAATAATCCACGAACGAGAGCACTGTAAGGAAGAACACACCGCCAGTATTACCATACGCCCCGGTCATGCCGGCAATTTGGCCAGTCAAGCGACGTTTAATAAGTGGCACCACCGCAAACACCGCACCACAACCGGCCTGCACACAGAATGAACAAGTTATGACGACCAGCACGGCAAAGAATAACGGCCATGCACTCGTGATCATCGACATCGCGCAAAAACCCACCGCCAGCCCGGCAATCACAAACATCAACGTCTTTTTCCGACCAAAATGGTCACTTAACCAGCCACCATAAGGGCGCGCGATCAGGTTCATGATGGCAAACAACGACCCGACTAAACCGGCATAGACCATGTCGAGCTTATACACATCGGCAAAGAACATTGGCAACATAGACACGACCGCCAACTCAGAACCAAAAGTGGTGAAATAGAGAATGTTAACTGCCGCAACTTGCTTAAATTGGTAACGCTGAATCTCCGGCACTGGTGTATGAAAGATCTCTTTATTGACCTTATAAACACAGAAACAGTCGTAAACCAGAATCGCCGCGAGAACTGCGTACACCCCGAAGGCCATGGAGTCAGAAATCAGCGCCACACCGTGTGGTGATAATTTCCAGGTGACTAACACCAGCGCAATATACATGGGCAGTTTCATCAGCAGCAGGAAGAAGAAATCGCCTTTACTGGTCACTTCCAGACCACCCATTTTTTTGGATTTAAAATAGGTGGAACCTTTCGGTGAATCAGAAACGTTGAAGTACCAGACAAAACTAAACGCCAAGCAGATCAAGCCAGAAAAACCAACGGCATAACGCCAGCCATCATCACCACCAAAGAACAAGGCGATCGTTGGCAGCAAAATAGCCGCCGCTGCCGAACCAAAATTCCCCCAACCGCCGTAGATACCTTCCGCGATGCCCAGTTCATTGGCCGGGAACCATTCGCTGACCATGCGGATACCGATAACAAATCCGGCACCGACAAAACCGAGCAGCAATCGGGCCATCGCCAGCTGGGCGAAATCGGTCGCGAACGCAAACCAGAAGCAGGGAATACTGCCTGCGAACAGTAAAAAGCTATAGGTCAGACGCGGGCCAAATTTATCGGTCAGCATACCGATAATGATACGGGCGGGAATGGTTAACGCGACATTCAGGATCAGCAGCGTTTTTACTTCTGCCATGCTGATATTCAGGGATTGGGCGATCAAACCCAGCAATGGCGCGTGGTTAAACCACACCACAAACGTGATAAAAAAGGCCATCCAACTCAGATGAAGAATCTTCATTTTGCCGGTAAATGACAGCATATTAAATTTATTATCTTGTTTCATAATGATTCCATCTTGTCTTGGAAACAAACCTAAACGCGTCCGATCTGCCACTGTTCCCAATAACATTGGGTCGGTGAAGCGAACGCCTTTGCTCTAAGTTGGTATTTTCCGACTGGCGTAGCGCTCAAAAAAAACGCCTCACTGGAATTAACCAGTGAGGCGTCATTGCCTGAGTGACCAAATTGTTGGAAAGCCCATCGGCTAATCCGTTAACAATTTAGATACATTCAGCTTTCATGCCAATTCTAAAAGCCCGACAAAACATAGCTTTTATATGTATTTTTAAGAGTTTTCATGGTTTCCCATGATTCACGACGGTGCAATTGCACCAGATCAGCCAACCAGTATTACGAAATTGGTTTTTCAGCAGCCAAATACATTAGGTTTCATTTTTGCCATTTGAAGCAAGGCATCGACCGTCATTCTCACCTTGGGCTGAATGTAGCGCGTGCGGGGCCAGATCACATGGATCGGCATCTTCGCGCCAGCGTAGCAATCCAGCACCGTGACCAACGCCCCGTTTTGCAGATGTTCCGAAATCAACCACGTCGGCAGTTGCGATAAACCACAACCATCCAGCGTGGCTTGCAGCATCATCTCGCCATCACCAAATTCATGGCGAACCAGGATCTGTTGCTGCTCTAATTCCCCTTTCGCATTTTTAAGCAACCAAGCTGCACGCAGCCCTTTCCGCCAACCAATGATGCAATCGTGTTGTAGTAAATCAGCTTTATCTATAACGGGTGGATTGTTACGTAAATAGTCAGGCGCCGCACAAATAACCAGCTCTTGATCGCCAAGCTTACGGGCAACCAATTCAGGATCGTTGTGTAAATCACCGATGCGAACAGCCAGATCAACCCCTTCCCCGATCATATCAATGGTGCGTTCACCAAACGTCAGTGTGAGATCGAGCTGAGAAAATTGCTTCGATAAATCAATCAACATGGGTGCGATATGCCGACGGCCGAACGCGGCGGGCAGATCGACACGCAACCGTCCTCTTGGCTCAGAGACGCCCGTTGACATGTTGCTCTCGATATCACGAAGCTCATCGATGATATGTAAACAACTGCTCAAATAGACTTCGCCTTCATGCGTCAAAACCAGTTTTCGCGTCGTGCGATGCAGCAGCTTTATGCCTAAACGCCGTTCTAACCGGGAAACACTTTTGCCCACGGCGGAACTGGTTACACCAAGCTGCAGAGCCGCTGCGGTAAAACTCTGCAGCTGGGCCGCTAATGTGAATTCCCGGATGCCATCGAAACTAAGCGGGTCCATCGTTAATTCCTCGTACTAAGCATTCAGATTTAATCCCTGCGGGATGAAGTGATTGTAATTTTACCCCATTAATGGCGAAAAAGTTTAGTAATAGACTATGCGGCACATGACCCACTGCAAATGAGCCTTTAATGAACACCGAGCTAAACAGACTACTTTCCCTTGAAGCGATTCGGCATCTACGCATCCAATATTGTCATTTTTTAGATACTAATCGCATGGATGAATTGGCCCAGCTATTTACCAACGATGCCGTCTGTTTTGTTGACCGCGCAGGTTGGCAGGGTCGTGAAGCCATACGGAATGGCTTGTCGCAGGCATTTGCGGAATATGACGTCCAACATCGGGGCGCTTACCCATTCCTGCATTCCATTTCCAATCA is a window from the Tolumonas auensis DSM 9187 genome containing:
- the nirB gene encoding nitrite reductase large subunit NirB — protein: MSKQRLLVVGNGMVGHHFVEQLVNAGGLEQFEVTVLGAEPDSAYDRVHLSEVFGGRAPKELQMADPEWYAEKGVSLILSCKAESLDLVNKTITSEQGESYVFDKMVLATGSYPFVPPIPGHERKGCYVYRTLADLDEIRDACAGGRTGVVVGGGLLGLEAANALRLLGLETHVIEFAPRLMPVQLDPVAGDLLKNKIGSLGVKVHVDTATDKIVDGEGALHRMMFKDGTHLETDVILFSAGIRPEDRLARQAGLAVGERGGITIDEQCVTSHPDILAIGECALWSGKIFGLVAPGYQMARSAVSSLLGGETRFKGADMSTKLKLMGVDVGAIGDSHAASAGAQELLLLDRPSGIYKKLVTDETGKFLLGAILIGDNSDYDQLLQFYLNKMELPDPALSLLLPEGGSAKPTSLALPDTATICSCHNVTKGDVVAAVKAGNHTVADVKSCTKAGTGCGGCSNLLKQVVDQTLTELGMEANNHVCEHFAFTRQELFHQIRVGELKSFEQVLSKHGQGRGCDVCKPMIGSIMASLWNDHILEKKHQPLQDTNDAFLGNLQKDGTYSIVPRIAGGEITPDKLIVLGQVAKKYNLYTKITGGQRVDLFGARVDQLPVIWKELVDAGFETGHAYGKSLRTVKSCVGSTWCRYGVKDSAGMAVTLENRYKGIRAPHKIKFAVSGCTRECAEAQSKDFGVIATEKGWNLYVCGNGGMRPRHADLFATDLSDEDLIKYIDRLMVFYIRTGDRLQRTSVWMENMEGGLDYLKSVIIDDKLGITAELEDQMQHLINTYQCEWKTTLEDPEKMKRFAPFVNSDEAYMPPRQIVREQAIPKQDEELILIKELV
- a CDS encoding bifunctional protein-serine/threonine kinase/phosphatase, which encodes MAKSLQVRVGGYSIAGQKAINQDAFAVKIPDHHELDYKGIVAVIADGVSSCEDSHIASQTAVTSFINDYLSTSPNWSVSTSASKVITSLNRWLYQKNQQNHGVKDSMLTTFTAAVIKSSTLHAFHVGDTRIYLYSNQQLEKLTTDHVAMSGKRTHLTRALGADSHLEVDYLKRLLSEGDRIILTSDGVHSVLTPEMMCDILAREHDLDAQAKALVDLALYKASDDNLTALILAVDLLPNETLDETQQRLTQLPIPPVLQVGNKIDGYEVLDIIFSGTRSHMYKVKDIETGALFVLKAPSEYFTEDLLYLDGFIREEWVGLTIDHPNVMKTYKPLRPKQFMYYLGEYIVGCDLRTWINEHPEPALTAVREITKQIIAGLRAFQRNDMVHQDLKPENIMLTTEGKVKILDFGTVLIAGSQEMNSPLDKSIPQGSVNYIAPEYLMGLPGTMRSDLFSLGVIVYEMLVGKLPYKERSPRAGKLNSYAELTYTPGKYFRKDLPVWVDAALQKALQPDPENRYEAFSEFFTDISAPNRALEADLQHRPILEKNPVLFWKLTALALLLGNLLQMFYHIFNAG
- a CDS encoding NarK family nitrate/nitrite MFS transporter — protein: MKQDNKFNMLSFTGKMKILHLSWMAFFITFVVWFNHAPLLGLIAQSLNISMAEVKTLLILNVALTIPARIIIGMLTDKFGPRLTYSFLLFAGSIPCFWFAFATDFAQLAMARLLLGFVGAGFVIGIRMVSEWFPANELGIAEGIYGGWGNFGSAAAAILLPTIALFFGGDDGWRYAVGFSGLICLAFSFVWYFNVSDSPKGSTYFKSKKMGGLEVTSKGDFFFLLLMKLPMYIALVLVTWKLSPHGVALISDSMAFGVYAVLAAILVYDCFCVYKVNKEIFHTPVPEIQRYQFKQVAAVNILYFTTFGSELAVVSMLPMFFADVYKLDMVYAGLVGSLFAIMNLIARPYGGWLSDHFGRKKTLMFVIAGLAVGFCAMSMITSAWPLFFAVLVVITCSFCVQAGCGAVFAVVPLIKRRLTGQIAGMTGAYGNTGGVFFLTVLSFVDYSTFFLVIAATAILGITAILFMNEPRGHMAEINDDGTVELIKVS
- a CDS encoding LysR family transcriptional regulator — its product is MDPLSFDGIREFTLAAQLQSFTAAALQLGVTSSAVGKSVSRLERRLGIKLLHRTTRKLVLTHEGEVYLSSCLHIIDELRDIESNMSTGVSEPRGRLRVDLPAAFGRRHIAPMLIDLSKQFSQLDLTLTFGERTIDMIGEGVDLAVRIGDLHNDPELVARKLGDQELVICAAPDYLRNNPPVIDKADLLQHDCIIGWRKGLRAAWLLKNAKGELEQQQILVRHEFGDGEMMLQATLDGCGLSQLPTWLISEHLQNGALVTVLDCYAGAKMPIHVIWPRTRYIQPKVRMTVDALLQMAKMKPNVFGC
- a CDS encoding nuclear transport factor 2 family protein, with product MNTELNRLLSLEAIRHLRIQYCHFLDTNRMDELAQLFTNDAVCFVDRAGWQGREAIRNGLSQAFAEYDVQHRGAYPFLHSISNHWIEILSEDHAEGRCYLTDFVTERSAGISPLLLLGSYADEYLRVDGKWLINRTRLDVVWPEPNVGGGVPGNGLVLP